A single window of Aspergillus puulaauensis MK2 DNA, chromosome 5, nearly complete sequence DNA harbors:
- a CDS encoding uncharacterized protein (COG:S;~EggNog:ENOG410Q20J), whose amino-acid sequence MAPHEPIPGAFIVAAVAEIFFRERVPYIFSGWMLMSLIGRRYAFPMPDFVIPDKLIDKAIAILSHRGYSPCPNPTCLEFTGNRQRNCKHFWNQFHPVGKAHFHLEGDVLLTILPKSEIFPWIPDYTPGPPTIDDPHLTVTSDMRLAPATDFGATGPWTELFPIQMPNPNTFREAILYLMALHEPGPSPSTPKLRFKFYPWLHMKEALMPSPDLRLDDDPPILSLGRPAKLSEIHAPEREYERTVLQPKYRPVWEYLSGHRPPNHHPHLPLLRLREKMIETGELPHDLPKYDLKAYKPLQQVTYYRLDQVPTRKP is encoded by the coding sequence CGAGCCTATCCCCGGTGCATTTATCGTTGCTGCAGTGGCGGAAATCTTTTTTCGAGAAAGGGTGCCCTATATTTTCTCGGgatggatgctgatgagTTTAATCGGGCGACGATACGCTTTCCCAATGCCTGATTTTGTTATACCCGACAAACTCATCGACAAAGCAATTGCAATACTTAGCCATCGTGGCTACTCGCCCTGCCCCAACCCTACCTGCCTAGAGTTTACGGGCAATCGACAACGGAACTGTAAGCACTTTTGGAACCAGTTTCATCCGGTTGGGAAAGCGCATTTCCACCTGGAGGGGGACGTCCTTCTAACCATCCTTCCGAAATCCGAGATCTTCCCTTGGATCCCCGACTACACGCCTGGGCCACCCACTATTGATGATCCGCATCTGACGGTCACCAGTGATATGAGGCTAGCCCCTGCGACTGACTTTGGGGCCACAGGACCCTGGACAGAGCTGTTCCCAATCCAAATGCCGAATCCAAATACTTTCAGAGAGGCTATACTCTACCTAATGGCTCTCCACGAGCCAGGCCCGAGCCCCAGCACCCCCAAACTTCGGTTCAAATTCTACCCATGGCTGCATATGAAAGAGGCACTGATGCCGTCCCCGGATTTGCGCCTCGACGATGATCCTCCAATCCTGTCTCTCGGGCGGCCTGCAAAGCTGAGTGAGATTCACGCGCCTGAACGTGAGTATGAGAGGACAGTGCTTCAACCAAAGTATCGCCCTGTTTGGGAGTATTTAAGCGGGCACCGCCCACCAAACCATCATCCGCACCTTCCACTACTTCGACTTCGCGAGAAAATGATTGAGACTGGGGAGCTTCCGCACGATCTGCCCAAGTATGATCTCAAGGCTTACAAACCGTTGCAGCAGGTAACGTACTATAGGTTGGACCAAGTCCCTACCAGAAAGCCCTAA